From Serratia fonticola:
TTCACCTGCGGATTTTGGCTTTTCAGGTAGCCACCAACACCGGTAATGGTGCCGGTAGTGCCCATGCTGGAGACGAAATGGGTGATACGGCCAGCGGTCTGCTGCCAGATTTCCGGGCCGGTGGTGGTGAAGTGCGCGTAGGGATTATCCAGATTGTTGAACTGATCCAACACCTTGCCCTGCACCTGCTGCTGCATCTCCAGCGCCAGGTCACGCGCCCCTTCCATCCCCTGCTCACGGCTGACCAGGATCAGTTCGGCACCATAAGCTCGCATCGCTGCCTGGCGTTCCATACTCATGTTTTCCGGCATTAGCAGCTTCAGCGTGTAGCCTTTCATTGCACAAATCATCGCTAGCGCGATGCCGGTATTGCCACTGGTGGCCTCGATCAGCGTATCGCCCGGCTGAATTTCACCACGCAGTTCCGCCTGCTGGATCATCCCCAACGCGGCCCGATCCTTGACCGACCCCGCCGGATTGTTGCCCTCCAGCTTGAGCCAGATTTCACTGTCCAGCCCTTCGGCCAGTCGTTGTAGTTTTACTAACGGTGTATTACCGATGCATTGTTCCAGCGTGGTCACAATCATTGCCTACGTATAATGTAAAAAGGCAACCCTGGGTTGCCTTAAATGGGAATGGTTAGAAATTATCAGGCGCTTTTAGCTAACGCAACCGGTTGTAACAGTTGTTCACCGGCGTAAAGGCGGGCATTCAGGCTGCCAACGTAGTAACGGTCCCCGCGCGCCGGTGCAGCATGGCCTTCCGACATAATCACGCTGATAGGCTCCTGATGCCAGCCAATCGGCTGCACGGTCAACTGCCAGAAGTGGCCACGCGGGCTGACTTCCAACACCTGCACCGGTAATGGGCAACGAGCGCTGCAATCGGTGCCAATCTCCATTTCCCACGGGCGCAGGAACAGATCGACGCTGCCTTGGTGCATTGGCTGGAACGACAGCGGCCATTGGTGAGCGCCCACAAACAGCTGTGAACCACGGATTTCACCGTTCAGGCGGT
This genomic window contains:
- the cysM gene encoding cysteine synthase CysM yields the protein MTTLEQCIGNTPLVKLQRLAEGLDSEIWLKLEGNNPAGSVKDRAALGMIQQAELRGEIQPGDTLIEATSGNTGIALAMICAMKGYTLKLLMPENMSMERQAAMRAYGAELILVSREQGMEGARDLALEMQQQVQGKVLDQFNNLDNPYAHFTTTGPEIWQQTAGRITHFVSSMGTTGTITGVGGYLKSQNPQVNIIGLQPAEGSSIPGIRRWAPAYLPGIFRPELVDQVLDMAQSEAEQTMRQLAQREGIFCGVSSGGAVAGALRVAAANPGSVIVAIVCDRGDRYLSTGVFS